In a single window of the Notamacropus eugenii isolate mMacEug1 chromosome 4, mMacEug1.pri_v2, whole genome shotgun sequence genome:
- the KCNN1 gene encoding small conductance calcium-activated potassium channel protein 1 isoform X2 — MTTEQVGVDSGRLSHAASRSASSEPNPFVPRAMNSCRYNGGVGQPPGGLGFSVHEPEGQPLQALGGGGTSRSSGLEVVVSKGEQVRVSPASLHDRVEEEEEEEEGDRTPRRGLRRTQNVGYRLGHRRVLFEKRKRLSDYALIFGMFGIVVMVTETELSWGVYTKESSYSFTLKCLISLSTVILLGLIIMYHAREIQLFMVDNGADDWRIAMTYERIFFIALELAVCAVHPVPGQYLFTWTARLAFTYTTSVADADVDVILSIPMFLRLYLIGRVMLLHSKLFTDASSRSIGALNKIHFDTRFVMKTLMTICPGTVLLVFSISSWIIAAWTVRVCERYHDKQEVTSSFLGAMWLISITFLSIGYGDMVPHTYCGKGVCLLTGIMGAGCTALVVAVVARKLELTKAEKHVHNFMMDTQLTKRVKNAAANVLRETWLIYKHTKLVRKPDHARVRKHQRKFLQAIHQLRSVKMEQRKLSDQANTLVDLAKTQNVMYDMVAELQGRSEDLEKRITALETKLDTLGATLQALPGLITQAIRQVPTTTGDAGAGTSPRRRLAPPAPDSG, encoded by the exons GTTGGTGTTGACAGTGGGAGGCTGAGCCATGCCGCCTCAAGATCAGCAAGCAGTGAGCCCAATCCCTTTGTCCCAAGAGCCATGAACAGCTGTAGGTACAACGGGGGTGTGGGACAGCCCCCAGGTGGTCTTGGCTTCTCTGTCCATGAGCCTGAGGGCCAGCCCTTGCAGGCCCTCGGTGGTGGGGGTACCAGTCGAAGCTCGGGCCTGGAAGTGGTTGTGTCTAAAGGGGAGCAGGTGCGGGTGTCCCCGGCCAGCCTGCatgacagagtggaggaggaggaggaggaagaagagggagaccGTACTCCCCGGAGAGGCCTCAGGAGGACTCAGAATGTTGGCTACCGGCTTGGGCACCGTCGAGTCCTCTTTGAGAAGCGGAAGCGGCTCAGCGACTATGCTCTGATCTTTGGCATGTTCGGCATCGTGGTGATGGTGACTGAGACAGAGCTGTCCTGGGGCGTCTACACCAAG GAGTCTTCATATTCATTTACACTAAAATGCCTTATCAGCCTCTCCACTGTCATCCTGCTGGGTCTCATCATTATGTACCACGCCCGGGAGATCCAG CTCTTCATGGTGGACAACGGGGCTGACGACTGGCGCATCGCCATGACGTATGAACGGATCTTCTTCATTGCGCTGGAGCTAGCCGTGTGCGCGGTGCACCCCGTTCCCGGCCAGTACCTGTTCACGTGGACAGCCCGCCTGGCTTTCACCTACACCACGTCAGTGGCCGATGCAGATGTGGATGTCATCCTCTCCATCCCCATGTTCCTGCGCCTCTACCTCATCGGCCGTGTCATGCTCCTCCACAGCAAGCTTTTCACAGATGCCTCGTCCAGAAGCATTGGGGCCCTCAACAAGATCCATTTCGACACCCGCTTTGTCATGAAGACGCTCATGACCATCTGTCCCGGTACCGTCTTGCTCGTCTTCAGCATCTCTTCCTGGATCATCGCTGCCTGGACCGTGCGAGTCTGTGAGAG GTACCACGACAAACAGGAGGTGACCAGCAGCTTCCTAGGGGCCATGTGGCTGAtctccatcacctttctgtccATTGGCTATGGGGACATGGTGCCCCACACCTATTGTGGGAAGGGCGTGTGTCTCCTGACAGGCATCATG GGCGCTGGCTGCACAGCCCTGGTGGTGGCTGTTGTGGCTCGGAAGCTGGAGCTCACCAAGGCGGAGAAGCATGTCCACAACTTCATGATGGACACTCAGCTCACCAAGCGG GTCAAAAATGCTGCCGCCAATGTACTCAGGGAAACGTGGCTCATTTATAAACACACCAAGCTGGTGAGGAAGCCCGACCATGCCCGAGTTCGGAAACACCAGCGTAAGTTCCTTCAGGCCATCCATCA GCTGAGGAGCGTGAAGATGGAACAGAGAAAGTTGAGTGACCAGGCTAACACTCTGGTGGACTTGGCTAAG ACCCAGAACGTCATGTATGATATGGTGGCTGAACTCCAGGGGCGCAGCGAGGATCTGGAGAAGCGAATCACGGCCCTGGAGACCAAGCTGGACACTCTAGGGGCCACCCTCCAGGCTCTGCCCGGCCTCATCACCCAAGCCATCCGACAGGTGCCGACCACAACCGGGGATGCAGGCGCTGGGACCTCCCCCCGCCGGCGCCTGGCCCCACCGGCCCCAGACAGTGGGTGA
- the KCNN1 gene encoding small conductance calcium-activated potassium channel protein 1 isoform X1, producing MHQPPPPPAAPCPRPPRSRPPESPGHGPPPGYWHCPPPPRPRPAALGGSPPGPGAAARTRPPPPPPPAPLGNFSRSPSSSSCCSARGPWSPSPAPLQQVGVDSGRLSHAASRSASSEPNPFVPRAMNSCRYNGGVGQPPGGLGFSVHEPEGQPLQALGGGGTSRSSGLEVVVSKGEQVRVSPASLHDRVEEEEEEEEGDRTPRRGLRRTQNVGYRLGHRRVLFEKRKRLSDYALIFGMFGIVVMVTETELSWGVYTKESSYSFTLKCLISLSTVILLGLIIMYHAREIQLFMVDNGADDWRIAMTYERIFFIALELAVCAVHPVPGQYLFTWTARLAFTYTTSVADADVDVILSIPMFLRLYLIGRVMLLHSKLFTDASSRSIGALNKIHFDTRFVMKTLMTICPGTVLLVFSISSWIIAAWTVRVCERYHDKQEVTSSFLGAMWLISITFLSIGYGDMVPHTYCGKGVCLLTGIMGAGCTALVVAVVARKLELTKAEKHVHNFMMDTQLTKRVKNAAANVLRETWLIYKHTKLVRKPDHARVRKHQRKFLQAIHQLRSVKMEQRKLSDQANTLVDLAKTQNVMYDMVAELQGRSEDLEKRITALETKLDTLGATLQALPGLITQAIRQVPTTTGDAGAGTSPRRRLAPPAPDSG from the exons ATGCACCAGCCGCCGCCGCCCCCCGCAGCCCCCTGCCCGCGCCCGCCCCGCAGCCGCCCCCCGGAGTCCCCGGGCCATGGTCCGCCGCCGGGTTACTGGCACTGCCCGCCCCCGCCGCGGCCCCGGCCCGCGGCCCTGGGGGGGAGCCCGCCGGGACCGGGAGCCGCGGCTAGGACGCGTCCGCCCCCGCCGCCTCCCCCAGCGCCCCTCGGAAACTTCTCCcgctccccctcctcttcctcctgctgCTCCGCCCGCGGGCCCTGGAGCCCGAGCCCAGCCCCGCTCCAGCAG GTTGGTGTTGACAGTGGGAGGCTGAGCCATGCCGCCTCAAGATCAGCAAGCAGTGAGCCCAATCCCTTTGTCCCAAGAGCCATGAACAGCTGTAGGTACAACGGGGGTGTGGGACAGCCCCCAGGTGGTCTTGGCTTCTCTGTCCATGAGCCTGAGGGCCAGCCCTTGCAGGCCCTCGGTGGTGGGGGTACCAGTCGAAGCTCGGGCCTGGAAGTGGTTGTGTCTAAAGGGGAGCAGGTGCGGGTGTCCCCGGCCAGCCTGCatgacagagtggaggaggaggaggaggaagaagagggagaccGTACTCCCCGGAGAGGCCTCAGGAGGACTCAGAATGTTGGCTACCGGCTTGGGCACCGTCGAGTCCTCTTTGAGAAGCGGAAGCGGCTCAGCGACTATGCTCTGATCTTTGGCATGTTCGGCATCGTGGTGATGGTGACTGAGACAGAGCTGTCCTGGGGCGTCTACACCAAG GAGTCTTCATATTCATTTACACTAAAATGCCTTATCAGCCTCTCCACTGTCATCCTGCTGGGTCTCATCATTATGTACCACGCCCGGGAGATCCAG CTCTTCATGGTGGACAACGGGGCTGACGACTGGCGCATCGCCATGACGTATGAACGGATCTTCTTCATTGCGCTGGAGCTAGCCGTGTGCGCGGTGCACCCCGTTCCCGGCCAGTACCTGTTCACGTGGACAGCCCGCCTGGCTTTCACCTACACCACGTCAGTGGCCGATGCAGATGTGGATGTCATCCTCTCCATCCCCATGTTCCTGCGCCTCTACCTCATCGGCCGTGTCATGCTCCTCCACAGCAAGCTTTTCACAGATGCCTCGTCCAGAAGCATTGGGGCCCTCAACAAGATCCATTTCGACACCCGCTTTGTCATGAAGACGCTCATGACCATCTGTCCCGGTACCGTCTTGCTCGTCTTCAGCATCTCTTCCTGGATCATCGCTGCCTGGACCGTGCGAGTCTGTGAGAG GTACCACGACAAACAGGAGGTGACCAGCAGCTTCCTAGGGGCCATGTGGCTGAtctccatcacctttctgtccATTGGCTATGGGGACATGGTGCCCCACACCTATTGTGGGAAGGGCGTGTGTCTCCTGACAGGCATCATG GGCGCTGGCTGCACAGCCCTGGTGGTGGCTGTTGTGGCTCGGAAGCTGGAGCTCACCAAGGCGGAGAAGCATGTCCACAACTTCATGATGGACACTCAGCTCACCAAGCGG GTCAAAAATGCTGCCGCCAATGTACTCAGGGAAACGTGGCTCATTTATAAACACACCAAGCTGGTGAGGAAGCCCGACCATGCCCGAGTTCGGAAACACCAGCGTAAGTTCCTTCAGGCCATCCATCA GCTGAGGAGCGTGAAGATGGAACAGAGAAAGTTGAGTGACCAGGCTAACACTCTGGTGGACTTGGCTAAG ACCCAGAACGTCATGTATGATATGGTGGCTGAACTCCAGGGGCGCAGCGAGGATCTGGAGAAGCGAATCACGGCCCTGGAGACCAAGCTGGACACTCTAGGGGCCACCCTCCAGGCTCTGCCCGGCCTCATCACCCAAGCCATCCGACAGGTGCCGACCACAACCGGGGATGCAGGCGCTGGGACCTCCCCCCGCCGGCGCCTGGCCCCACCGGCCCCAGACAGTGGGTGA